A genomic segment from Thamnophis elegans isolate rThaEle1 chromosome 3, rThaEle1.pri, whole genome shotgun sequence encodes:
- the PELO gene encoding protein pelota homolog, producing the protein MKLVRKDIEKDNAGQVTLIPEDPEDMWHAYNLLQVGDSLRASTIRKVQTESSTGSVGSNRIRTTLTLCVETIDFDSQACQLRVKGTNIQENEYVKMGAYHTIELEPNRQFTLAKKQWDSVVLERIEQACDPAWSADLAAVVMQEGLAHVCLVTPSMTLTRAKIEVNIPRKRRGNCSQHDRALERFYEQVMQAIQRHLNFDVVKCVLVASPGFVREQFCDYMFQQAVKTDNKLLLENRSKFLQVHSSSGHKYALKEALCDPAVTSRLADTKAAAEVKALDDFYKMLQHEPDRAFYGLKHVEKANEAMAIDTLLISDELFRHQDVATRSRYVRLVDSVRENMGTVRIFSSLHVSGEQLGQLTGVAAILRFPVAELSDQEDDSSSEDD; encoded by the exons aTGAAGCTGGTGCGGAAGGACATCGAGAAGGATAACGCCGGGCAAGTGACGCTCATCCCCGAGGACCCCGAGGATATGTGGCATGCCTACAATCTGCTGCAGGTGGGCGACAGCCTGCGGGCCTCCACCATCCGAAAGGTGCAGACGGAGTCGTCCACGGGCAGCGTGGGCAGCAACCGCATCCGCACCACGCTCACCCTCTGCGTGGAGACCATCGACTTCGACTCGCAGGCCTGCCAGCTGCGCGTCAAAGGCACCAACATCCAGGAGAACGAATACGTCAAGATGGGCGCCTATCACACCATCGAGCTGGAACCCAACCGGCAGTTCACGCTGGCCAAAAAACAGTGGGACAGCGTGGTGCTGGAGCGGATCGAGCAGGCCTGCGACCCGGCCTGGAGTGCTGACCTGGCCGCCGTGGTGATGCAGGAAGGGCTGGCCCACGTCTGCCTGGTCACCCCCAGTATGACGCTGACCCGGGCCAAGATCGAGGTGAACATCCCTCGAAAACGCCGCGGCAACTGCTCCCAGCACGACCGGGCCTTGGAGAGGTTTTACGAGCAAGTGATGCAGGCCATTCAGCGGCACCTTAATTTTGACGTGGTCAAGTGTGTCCTGGTGGCCAGTCCGGGTTTCGTGAGAGAGCAGTTCTGCGACTACATGTTCCAGCAGGCTGTCAAGACGGATAACAAGTTGTTGCTGGAGAATCGCTCCAAATTCTTACAG GTGCATTCATCATCTGGACATAAATATGCCCTGAAAGAAGCTCTTTGTGATCCAGCTGTGACTAGTCGACTTGCTGATACCAAAGCAGCTGCTGAAGTCAAAGCTTTAGATGATTTCTACAAAATGCTGCAACATGAGCCTGATCGGGCCTTTTATGGTCTCAAACATGTGGAAAAGGCTAATGAAGCTATGGCTATTGATACTCTGTTGATCAGCGATGAACTTTTTAGGCATCAGGATGTGGCTACTCGTAGTCGATATGTCCGGCTCGTAGATAGTGTACGTGAGAACATGGGCACAGTTCGAATCTTCTCTAGCCTTCATGTATCTGGGGAACAACTTGGACAACTGACAGGTGTAGCTGCTATTCTGCGTTTTCCTGTTGCAGAACTTTCTGACCAGGAAGATGATTCTAGTTCTGAAGATGATTGA